A region from the Bacillus sp. Marseille-P3661 genome encodes:
- a CDS encoding TAXI family TRAP transporter solute-binding subunit, with amino-acid sequence MRKNWLVSLVLMLALSTVLVACGGGGSETSSSESETTEPTSNEATQSETNTSDNGSYITDLQLGTGSTGGTYFPLGQEIATVLNNNVTVEGFNVSAVSTGASNDNLARIMREELQLGMSVHIPAQEAYKGEGEFEGIPVENFGFMGHIYPEVMQVITLGSTGIESIADLKGKRVAIGPPGSGTQALAKAILAAYGIQDGDYEAFEEGFGDAKNKLQDGQIEASFGLLGLPASSIDELQAQTNDVKFLEVTGDALATLEETTGYEGLEIPAGSYEWLQNPAQTITAYAVLVGSTSQISEELGYEITKTLYENYDQISHTQGRHMTIENVLNGSTDLPFHPGAEKYFKEIGVLK; translated from the coding sequence TTGAGGAAGAATTGGTTGGTTAGTCTAGTTCTGATGCTCGCCCTTAGTACTGTGCTCGTTGCATGTGGTGGTGGGGGTTCTGAAACATCTAGTTCAGAGTCAGAAACAACTGAGCCGACAAGTAATGAAGCCACTCAATCTGAAACGAATACTAGTGACAATGGATCTTATATTACGGACCTACAATTAGGTACAGGTAGCACTGGTGGTACATATTTTCCACTAGGACAGGAAATTGCTACAGTTCTTAATAATAATGTAACAGTTGAAGGCTTTAATGTTAGTGCTGTTTCAACTGGGGCATCGAATGATAATCTCGCCCGTATTATGCGAGAAGAATTACAACTTGGGATGTCTGTTCATATTCCTGCTCAAGAAGCTTATAAGGGTGAAGGAGAGTTTGAAGGTATTCCTGTCGAAAACTTTGGATTTATGGGTCATATTTATCCAGAGGTTATGCAGGTTATTACCTTAGGATCAACAGGTATCGAGTCGATTGCTGATCTAAAAGGAAAAAGAGTGGCAATTGGACCACCAGGTAGTGGAACACAAGCATTAGCTAAAGCGATATTAGCAGCTTATGGAATACAAGACGGTGATTATGAGGCGTTTGAAGAAGGTTTCGGTGATGCCAAAAATAAATTACAAGACGGTCAAATAGAAGCTTCATTTGGACTTTTGGGTTTGCCGGCATCTTCTATTGATGAACTCCAGGCTCAAACAAATGATGTGAAATTTCTTGAAGTAACTGGAGATGCACTTGCAACTCTTGAAGAAACTACTGGCTATGAGGGATTGGAAATTCCAGCTGGTTCGTACGAATGGCTACAAAATCCTGCACAAACAATCACAGCTTATGCTGTATTAGTAGGGTCTACATCACAAATTAGTGAAGAGCTAGGTTATGAGATTACGAAAACTCTATATGAAAACTATGATCAAATATCACATACTCAAGGTCGTCATATGACTATTGAAAATGTGCTAAATGGATCAACAGATTTACCATTCCATCCAGGTGCTGAGAAGTACTTTAAGGAAATTGGTGTATTAAAGTAA
- a CDS encoding DUF1444 domain-containing protein: MEMTNLKMKKLLMDRLARENFSIIYDHENKQLRIEDKDTKKGITVSIPTVVSKWEEKKEKAVDEIVYHIEEALKAMTGVQKLEGKEKYIFPVIRSTSFPTETKDGKKLIYDEHTAETRIYYAIDLGSSYRLIDFPFVEQEGWNEERIKQVARFNVRSLKIELKEDEVAGNKFYFLNTNDGYDASRILNESLLEKMASQIKGAMAVAVPHQDVLIFADIENDTGYNVLGQMVMHFFTEGQIPITALPFIYENKELEPIFVLAHNKPE; the protein is encoded by the coding sequence ATGGAAATGACTAATTTGAAAATGAAAAAGCTTCTGATGGATCGACTAGCTAGAGAAAACTTTTCTATTATATATGACCATGAAAACAAACAGCTAAGAATTGAAGATAAAGATACAAAAAAAGGGATCACCGTATCAATACCTACAGTTGTTTCTAAATGGGAAGAAAAAAAAGAGAAAGCTGTTGACGAAATTGTTTATCATATTGAGGAAGCATTAAAAGCAATGACCGGAGTTCAAAAGCTTGAAGGGAAAGAGAAATATATCTTCCCAGTTATTCGTTCTACTTCGTTTCCTACTGAAACAAAGGATGGAAAAAAGCTCATCTATGATGAGCATACAGCTGAAACTAGAATTTATTATGCAATCGATTTAGGAAGTTCTTATCGGTTAATCGATTTTCCTTTTGTTGAACAAGAGGGATGGAATGAGGAGCGGATTAAGCAGGTTGCCAGGTTTAATGTGAGGTCTTTAAAGATTGAGCTTAAAGAGGATGAAGTTGCCGGAAATAAATTTTATTTCCTCAATACAAATGATGGGTATGACGCCAGTCGTATTTTAAATGAATCATTGCTAGAGAAAATGGCTAGCCAAATAAAGGGAGCAATGGCAGTTGCTGTACCACATCAAGATGTACTTATTTTTGCAGATATTGAAAACGATACTGGATATAATGTGCTCGGGCAAATGGTCATGCACTTTTTTACAGAAGGACAAATCCCAATAACGGCACTTCCTTTCATATACGAAAATAAAGAGCTTGAACCTATATTTGTACTTGCTCATAATAAGCCTGAGTAA
- a CDS encoding DNA translocase FtsK: MSNWFKKFFGLTGDDDNDQMQPVHKHTSNKKNTLYNKSKNEAKVVYDYPKGNFRFPVIPDENNGLPVSQNRKIEQAPTNFRQKNNQSSPKERVRKTPKRNVEHENDRYSEVNSSQSVSLTRKEFRNVQPKKVEPPAEKNNPFKPTEVPSPVYGFKKREKDSLQQRDSQQEPVALTFDQELSVNRVEDSGFEQVPTLVNFVTGKSNENKHDIKTDRNFQHDLSKDYEEKSDADVVKEEQFPEMLQPDAAQGLAIEKEPVLGIVHEEVVEEEPAVTVAQVKKVEAMPAEDVALEEVKEETPFENGVQEETEVQVLLESITLDEEFEETSIEGAVQVETPEEKSFENVAQEETEVQALRESPTLEKEIEETSIESAVQVETLEEEPLENVAQEETEVQALRESPTLEREIEEASIENAVQVETLEEEPLENVAQEETEVQVSQENITLEEELEEVSIESSTDQVETLAEGRIENIAQAEVLDVETKKDQETFVVEKLAVEYELKETSSVQGQSEQQSVSDTLKSNPIDEHTIFEQSLEIVDSERDLVAEKSKLGEIKMQLDESSENVHSAINQLYSEVAVSIETEEPQVEMLDVQNNDKNLADVDHQRHDSSQDETIVNVQSKETKGVQTLKKKDPLTWNGKVVPFNVMMFKQDKQKLSISTTSEPVKREPSTKPGLNLLDVPPTEIDDDQEWIQEQCELLNTAFESFNVGAKVVKATKGPAVTQFEVHPEHGVRVNKITNLSDDLKLALAAKDIRIEAPIPGKNTIGIEVPNRKSRPVLIREILRSPVFQQSNSPLVVALGLDISGQPVVTDLKKMPHGLIAGATGSGKSVCINSIIVSLLYKASPHEVKLLLVDPKMVELAPYNDIPHLVSPVITDVKAATAALKWAVEEMERRYELFAHEGVRDISRFNEKVLRENEKAETMPYLVIIIDELADLMMVSPADVEDAICRIAQKARACGIHLLLATQRPSVDVITGLIKANIPTRIAFSVSSQVDSRTIIDISGAEKLLGKGDMLLLENGSNKPVRVQGNFVSDDEIERVTKYVRSQSEPNYLFVQEELMKQTNDIVGEDELFIEACEFIIEQEGASASSIQRRFRVGYNRAARLIDMMEAQGIVSEAKGSKPRDVLITKEQFEKMQKGSF; this comes from the coding sequence ATGAGTAATTGGTTTAAAAAGTTTTTTGGTTTAACAGGTGACGATGATAATGATCAGATGCAACCGGTACATAAACATACGTCTAACAAAAAAAATACTTTATATAACAAGTCTAAAAATGAAGCAAAGGTTGTGTACGACTATCCAAAAGGAAATTTTAGATTTCCTGTTATTCCTGATGAAAATAATGGGCTACCTGTATCGCAAAATAGAAAGATAGAACAAGCACCTACAAATTTTAGACAAAAAAATAATCAAAGCTCACCTAAAGAAAGAGTTCGTAAAACTCCTAAAAGAAATGTAGAGCATGAAAATGATAGGTACTCAGAGGTCAATAGTTCGCAGTCTGTATCATTAACAAGGAAGGAATTTCGTAATGTACAGCCAAAGAAAGTTGAACCTCCTGCAGAAAAGAATAATCCATTTAAACCAACAGAAGTTCCTTCACCGGTATATGGATTTAAGAAACGTGAAAAGGATTCACTGCAACAGAGGGATTCTCAACAGGAACCTGTGGCTTTGACTTTTGATCAGGAGTTATCTGTAAATCGTGTTGAGGATAGTGGATTTGAACAAGTACCAACATTAGTAAACTTTGTAACTGGTAAAAGCAATGAAAACAAGCATGATATAAAAACAGATAGAAATTTTCAGCATGATTTATCCAAAGACTATGAGGAGAAATCTGATGCAGATGTGGTTAAAGAAGAGCAGTTTCCAGAAATGTTGCAGCCAGATGCTGCACAGGGACTGGCAATTGAGAAAGAGCCGGTGTTGGGCATAGTCCATGAGGAAGTGGTGGAAGAAGAGCCGGCAGTGACCGTAGCCCAAGTGAAGAAAGTGGAGGCTATGCCGGCAGAGGATGTAGCTCTAGAGGAAGTAAAGGAAGAAACACCATTTGAGAATGGAGTCCAAGAGGAAACAGAGGTACAGGTATTGCTAGAGAGTATCACTTTAGATGAAGAATTCGAGGAAACGTCGATAGAGGGCGCAGTCCAAGTGGAAACACCTGAAGAAAAGTCGTTTGAGAATGTAGCTCAAGAGGAAACAGAGGTACAGGCTTTGCGAGAGAGTCCCACTCTAGAGAAAGAAATCGAAGAAACGTCGATAGAGAGTGCAGTCCAAGTGGAAACACTAGAAGAAGAGCCGCTTGAGAATGTAGCTCAAGAGGAAACAGAGGTACAGGCTTTGCGAGAGAGTCCCACTCTAGAGAGAGAAATCGAAGAAGCGTCGATAGAGAACGCAGTTCAAGTGGAAACACTAGAGGAAGAGCCGCTTGAGAATGTAGCTCAAGAGGAAACAGAGGTACAGGTTTCGCAAGAAAATATAACTCTAGAGGAAGAACTTGAGGAAGTGTCTATAGAGAGCAGCACAGACCAAGTGGAAACACTGGCAGAAGGGCGTATCGAGAATATAGCTCAAGCGGAAGTATTAGATGTGGAGACAAAAAAAGACCAAGAGACATTTGTTGTGGAAAAATTAGCTGTAGAGTATGAACTAAAAGAAACTTCTAGTGTACAAGGCCAATCGGAACAACAGTCAGTCTCAGATACGCTTAAATCTAACCCTATAGATGAACATACAATCTTTGAACAAAGTTTAGAGATCGTAGATAGCGAAAGAGATCTAGTTGCAGAAAAATCCAAACTAGGCGAAATTAAAATGCAGCTCGATGAGAGTTCAGAAAATGTTCATTCTGCAATTAATCAACTCTATAGTGAAGTAGCTGTCAGCATTGAAACAGAAGAGCCCCAAGTTGAAATGCTTGATGTACAAAATAATGATAAAAACTTAGCTGACGTTGATCATCAAAGACATGATTCTAGCCAAGACGAGACAATTGTTAATGTACAAAGTAAAGAAACTAAAGGGGTACAGACACTGAAGAAAAAAGATCCATTAACTTGGAATGGAAAAGTGGTTCCTTTTAATGTAATGATGTTTAAACAAGATAAGCAAAAGTTAAGTATATCTACAACATCTGAACCGGTTAAACGTGAACCATCCACTAAGCCAGGATTGAATCTTTTAGATGTGCCACCAACAGAAATTGATGATGACCAAGAGTGGATTCAGGAACAGTGCGAATTATTAAATACTGCATTTGAAAGCTTTAATGTAGGAGCAAAAGTTGTAAAGGCGACAAAAGGTCCTGCAGTTACACAATTTGAAGTTCATCCAGAGCATGGGGTGCGAGTAAATAAAATAACGAATTTAAGTGATGATTTAAAGCTTGCACTAGCCGCCAAAGATATTCGGATCGAGGCGCCAATTCCAGGTAAGAACACAATCGGGATAGAGGTTCCAAACCGTAAAAGTCGACCGGTATTAATACGTGAGATCCTTAGGAGTCCAGTGTTCCAACAAAGTAATTCTCCGCTTGTAGTTGCTTTGGGGTTAGATATTTCAGGGCAGCCTGTAGTAACAGATTTAAAAAAGATGCCACATGGACTGATTGCTGGAGCTACAGGTTCTGGAAAAAGTGTATGTATTAACTCAATAATTGTAAGTTTGCTATATAAAGCATCTCCGCATGAAGTAAAACTTTTGTTGGTTGACCCTAAAATGGTTGAATTAGCGCCTTACAATGACATTCCGCATTTAGTAAGTCCGGTTATTACGGATGTAAAAGCTGCTACTGCCGCACTGAAATGGGCTGTTGAAGAAATGGAAAGACGATATGAGCTTTTTGCTCATGAAGGAGTAAGAGACATTTCCCGTTTTAATGAAAAAGTTTTAAGGGAAAATGAGAAGGCAGAAACGATGCCGTATTTAGTGATCATAATTGATGAGTTAGCTGATTTAATGATGGTATCGCCAGCCGATGTAGAAGATGCTATTTGTAGGATTGCTCAAAAAGCGAGGGCTTGTGGAATCCACTTATTGTTAGCCACACAACGACCATCAGTTGATGTAATCACCGGCCTTATTAAAGCGAATATACCAACAAGAATTGCGTTTTCAGTATCGTCGCAAGTTGATTCAAGAACAATCATTGATATAAGTGGTGCTGAAAAGCTATTGGGTAAGGGAGATATGCTTTTATTAGAAAACGGTTCTAATAAGCCTGTTCGTGTTCAAGGTAATTTTGTATCTGACGATGAAATCGAACGAGTAACAAAATATGTGAGGAGTCAATCAGAACCTAACTATTTATTTGTTCAGGAAGAACTTATGAAACAGACTAATGATATTGTTGGGGAAGATGAGCTTTTTATCGAAGCATGTGAATTTATTATTGAACAAGAAGGTGCATCTGCCTCAAGTATTCAACGTCGTTTTAGAGTAGGGTATAATCGTGCAGCAAGATTAATAGATATGATGGAGGCACAGGGAATAGTTTCCGAAGCTAAAGGATCAAAACCACGAGATGTCCTTATAACTAAAGAACAGTTCGAAAAAATGCAAAAGGGTAGCTTCTAA
- the murC gene encoding UDP-N-acetylmuramate--L-alanine ligase, which yields MTVYHFVGVKGTGMSALAQILDDMKYQVQGSDVDKRFFTQQALEKKGIRILPFSRTNIEEGQVVIAGNAFPDDHEEIEEAVNRGIPVYRYHYFLGELIQKFTSIAVTGAHGKTSTTGLLAHVLQAAYPTSYLIGDGTGKGEENSKYFVFEACEYRRHFLKYHPDYAIMTNIDFDHPDYFANVEDVFSAFQEMALQVKKGIIACGDDEQLQKIHANVPVLFYGFNEENDFQARNINKSPEGTSFDVFVRNTYYSAFHIPTYGDHNVLNALAVIALCHYEEIPSDVIEKQLLTYEGVKRRFSEKAVGNQILIDDYAHHPTEIKATIEAARQKYPEKEIVAIFQPHTFTRTQMFLDDFANSLMQADHVYLCDIFGSARENRGMLTINDLKDKVENSQILEENDVKVLEKHQNDVLVFMGAGDIQKFEEAYEQQIVAKG from the coding sequence ATGACAGTTTATCATTTTGTCGGAGTCAAGGGGACTGGAATGAGTGCGTTAGCACAAATTCTTGATGATATGAAATATCAGGTTCAGGGATCTGATGTGGATAAACGTTTTTTTACACAGCAGGCTCTGGAAAAAAAGGGAATTAGAATTTTACCTTTTTCCCGTACGAATATCGAGGAAGGTCAAGTTGTAATTGCAGGAAATGCTTTTCCTGATGACCATGAAGAGATTGAAGAAGCTGTAAATAGGGGTATTCCTGTTTATCGTTATCATTACTTCTTAGGTGAATTAATTCAAAAATTTACGAGCATAGCCGTCACAGGGGCGCATGGTAAAACATCAACTACGGGACTGCTCGCTCACGTTCTTCAAGCTGCTTATCCAACCTCCTACCTGATTGGCGATGGAACTGGAAAAGGAGAAGAAAATAGTAAGTATTTTGTATTTGAAGCATGTGAATATCGAAGACATTTCCTAAAATATCATCCAGACTATGCGATTATGACGAATATTGATTTTGATCATCCTGATTACTTTGCAAATGTAGAAGATGTTTTCTCGGCTTTTCAAGAGATGGCGCTTCAAGTTAAAAAAGGGATTATTGCATGTGGTGATGATGAACAATTACAAAAAATACATGCCAATGTTCCAGTGTTATTTTACGGATTTAACGAAGAAAATGATTTTCAAGCAAGGAATATTAATAAATCACCTGAGGGTACATCCTTCGATGTATTTGTACGTAATACCTACTATTCTGCGTTTCACATTCCGACATATGGAGACCATAATGTATTAAATGCATTAGCTGTGATTGCATTATGTCATTATGAAGAAATTCCAAGTGATGTAATTGAAAAACAATTATTAACATATGAAGGCGTCAAACGAAGATTTAGTGAAAAAGCGGTGGGCAATCAAATTTTGATTGATGATTATGCACATCATCCAACTGAGATAAAAGCAACTATTGAAGCTGCTCGTCAAAAGTATCCAGAAAAAGAAATAGTAGCTATTTTTCAACCGCATACATTTACAAGAACTCAAATGTTCTTAGATGATTTTGCAAACAGTCTTATGCAGGCAGATCATGTATATTTATGTGATATTTTTGGTTCTGCTCGTGAAAATAGGGGCATGCTGACAATCAATGACTTAAAAGATAAGGTTGAAAACTCACAGATACTAGAGGAGAATGATGTTAAGGTTTTGGAAAAACATCAAAATGATGTACTCGTCTTTATGGGAGCTGGAGATATCCAAAAGTTTGAGGAAGCATATGAACAACAAATTGTTGCTAAAGGATAG
- a CDS encoding aminopeptidase, which yields MKDPRIVTLANNLINYSVKLQKGEKILIENTGIQKELVNELVKAAYDAGGYPFVLLKEPEITRALLMGAQQEQLEIWADIEAHAMKQMDAYIGLRSGDNINELSDVPSENNDLFGKTVGTKVHREIRVPKTKWVVLRYPNASMAQLANLSTEAFENFYFDVCNLDYSKMSVAMDPLVELMNRTDKVQIKGNGTDLTFSIKNIPAIKCAGELNIPDGEVFTAPVRESVNGTLSYNTPSPYHGFTFENVKLTFKDGKIIDATANDTERINKIFDTDEGARYIGEFAIGVNPFIQHPMKDILFDEKIDGSFHFTPGQAYDEAWNGNSSAIHWDMVCIQRPDYGGGEIYFDDVLIRKDGRFVLPELEPLNPDNLK from the coding sequence ATGAAAGACCCTCGAATTGTTACTCTAGCAAATAATTTAATAAACTATTCCGTAAAGTTACAAAAAGGTGAAAAAATTCTAATTGAGAATACAGGCATACAAAAAGAGCTTGTGAATGAACTTGTTAAAGCTGCTTACGATGCAGGTGGTTACCCTTTTGTACTTTTAAAAGAGCCTGAAATAACAAGGGCTCTATTAATGGGGGCACAACAGGAACAACTTGAGATATGGGCTGATATTGAAGCGCACGCCATGAAACAGATGGATGCCTATATCGGTCTAAGATCTGGGGATAATATAAATGAACTTTCTGATGTTCCAAGTGAAAACAACGATTTATTCGGAAAAACAGTTGGTACAAAAGTACATCGCGAAATTCGAGTTCCTAAGACCAAATGGGTTGTGCTCCGTTATCCTAACGCTTCAATGGCCCAGCTTGCAAACCTAAGTACGGAAGCATTTGAAAACTTCTATTTTGATGTTTGTAATCTAGACTATAGCAAAATGAGCGTGGCCATGGATCCGCTAGTTGAGCTTATGAATCGTACAGATAAAGTTCAAATCAAAGGAAACGGTACTGATTTAACATTTTCAATTAAAAATATCCCGGCAATTAAATGTGCCGGTGAATTGAATATCCCAGATGGGGAAGTGTTCACTGCGCCTGTTCGTGAGTCAGTCAATGGAACGCTGTCATATAATACTCCTTCTCCGTACCATGGTTTCACTTTTGAGAATGTTAAACTCACTTTTAAAGACGGTAAAATAATTGATGCCACAGCAAATGATACAGAACGAATTAATAAAATTTTCGATACTGATGAAGGGGCACGTTATATTGGAGAGTTCGCGATTGGCGTCAATCCTTTTATCCAACATCCAATGAAAGATATTCTATTTGATGAAAAAATTGATGGTAGTTTCCATTTTACTCCTGGGCAAGCATATGACGAAGCATGGAACGGAAATAGCTCTGCCATCCATTGGGATATGGTATGTATCCAACGTCCAGATTATGGCGGTGGAGAAATTTATTTCGACGATGTCCTTATTCGTAAAGATGGGCGTTTTGTATTGCCTGAGCTTGAACCATTAAATCCAGATAACTTAAAGTAA
- a CDS encoding DUF948 domain-containing protein, whose protein sequence is MVEILYFSVALIAIAFAVLVIYLNKTLNSIGRTLNNVSNTLAGLEHQLKGITTETTELLQKTNHLMDDIQQKSQSLNPIVHSLKEIGESVQRLNTSVRKVSDQVSYEAENKKETVAQVVQWSSAAIDVWDRLRTKRKKLKGGEINNE, encoded by the coding sequence ATGGTTGAGATTTTATATTTCAGTGTTGCTTTAATTGCAATTGCCTTTGCAGTTTTAGTTATATACTTAAACAAAACACTTAACTCTATTGGACGAACACTAAATAATGTGTCGAATACTTTAGCAGGATTAGAGCATCAATTAAAGGGAATCACTACAGAAACTACAGAACTTCTTCAGAAAACAAACCACTTAATGGACGATATTCAACAAAAATCTCAATCGCTTAATCCGATTGTCCATTCTCTCAAGGAAATAGGTGAGAGTGTTCAACGATTAAATACGTCGGTAAGAAAGGTATCTGATCAAGTAAGCTATGAAGCTGAAAATAAGAAAGAGACTGTTGCACAAGTCGTTCAGTGGAGCTCTGCTGCTATCGATGTATGGGATCGGTTACGGACTAAAAGAAAAAAATTAAAGGGAGGAGAAATAAATAATGAGTGA
- a CDS encoding YtxH domain-containing protein, protein MSENQGQINNKDFLIGTLIGGIVGASVALFLAPKSGKQLRSELNEQALIAKEVSGQIAETAKKKTTNIIEKVKSTKADEEIVQLVTNDEGIQDVLAVPLDEIATTEEIQQSKENSLIEISDKLKL, encoded by the coding sequence ATGAGTGAAAATCAAGGACAAATAAACAATAAGGATTTTCTCATTGGTACCTTAATAGGAGGAATAGTTGGGGCGTCTGTAGCTTTATTTTTAGCACCTAAGTCTGGCAAACAGTTAAGAAGTGAACTAAATGAGCAGGCTCTAATTGCGAAAGAGGTAAGTGGCCAAATAGCAGAAACGGCCAAGAAAAAAACAACTAATATTATTGAAAAAGTTAAAAGCACTAAAGCAGATGAAGAAATTGTACAGCTAGTAACAAATGATGAGGGCATTCAAGATGTTCTAGCCGTGCCACTAGATGAAATAGCAACAACAGAAGAAATTCAACAATCTAAAGAAAACAGCTTAATTGAGATATCGGACAAATTAAAATTGTAG
- a CDS encoding TRAP transporter permease, producing MKRNESVHQEELLAKYDREHSYRIDIGKWSWVVTLLGVALTTFHLFTAYNGVYPSQIQGPIHLGTGLALIYILYPAKKEWRIKQGVAWYDLILAILAIVTNYYIVFNYERLVGKAIIIGYNSTDIIIATIGILLLLEATRRAVGIPIVIIAVVALVYGLWGKGIPLFGHAGFSWENLSAEMFFKTNAIFGIPIQISSQYIYLFLFFGVMLVKTDIGKFFNDLAFALTGRFTGGTAKAAVSASALQGMVTGSSVANTVGSGSFTIPMMKRAGFRPEFAAATEASASTGGQIMPPIMGAAAFIMAEYTGVPYSEIILIAIIPAMLYFSGVFFGTHFEAKKYGIVGLDKSELPKTSNILKRLDLLLPLVAIIGLLLSGKTAIMAALWGIAVAFIVSLFRKETRMSPREIIGALEDGARTALPVIAACATAGIVVGIVVLTGLGGKLAGGIVQLANGQFFLILFFTMLACLVLGMGLPTTANYVVTASMAAPAILQAFPDIPIIAIHMFVFYFGIVADITPPVCLAAYAGAGIAGANPMKSGITAFKLAIAAFIIPYAFVINPVLLLQNDATFLNVLPPLITAFLGMAAISGSIMGYFIKRTTIYDRLILFIAGILLVYPELFISLIGLVLMLLIAVIQRARDTDRSFSAGA from the coding sequence TTGAAAAGGAATGAAAGTGTACATCAGGAGGAGTTGTTAGCTAAATATGATAGGGAACATTCATATCGAATTGATATTGGAAAATGGTCATGGGTTGTTACCCTTCTTGGAGTAGCTTTAACTACTTTTCACCTATTTACAGCTTATAATGGTGTTTATCCTTCTCAAATTCAAGGTCCTATACATTTAGGGACGGGTCTTGCGCTAATTTATATTCTTTATCCGGCTAAAAAGGAATGGAGAATAAAACAAGGTGTAGCATGGTACGACTTGATTTTGGCAATTTTAGCTATAGTTACAAACTATTATATCGTCTTCAACTATGAACGTCTTGTCGGGAAGGCGATTATAATTGGGTATAATAGCACAGATATTATAATAGCAACGATTGGTATTCTTTTGTTATTGGAGGCAACACGACGAGCAGTGGGTATTCCAATTGTTATCATCGCTGTAGTAGCACTTGTTTATGGCTTATGGGGAAAAGGGATTCCTCTTTTCGGCCATGCGGGATTTTCATGGGAAAACTTAAGTGCGGAAATGTTTTTTAAAACAAATGCTATATTCGGAATTCCGATTCAAATATCATCACAATATATTTACTTATTTTTGTTTTTCGGTGTCATGCTAGTCAAAACAGACATCGGGAAATTTTTTAATGATTTAGCGTTTGCACTAACAGGCAGATTTACAGGAGGTACAGCTAAAGCTGCAGTTTCAGCAAGTGCATTGCAAGGTATGGTAACAGGGAGCTCCGTTGCGAACACAGTTGGCTCTGGGTCTTTTACGATACCAATGATGAAACGAGCGGGGTTTCGTCCTGAATTTGCTGCTGCGACTGAAGCATCTGCATCCACTGGTGGTCAAATTATGCCACCCATTATGGGGGCTGCTGCTTTTATTATGGCCGAGTATACAGGCGTTCCATATAGTGAAATTATCCTTATTGCCATCATACCGGCCATGCTGTACTTTTCCGGTGTGTTCTTTGGTACCCACTTTGAGGCAAAAAAATATGGTATCGTCGGCCTGGATAAAAGTGAGCTGCCGAAAACATCTAATATACTGAAAAGACTCGATTTGTTATTACCTCTTGTCGCAATTATCGGGTTGTTACTTTCGGGTAAAACAGCTATTATGGCAGCGTTATGGGGAATTGCCGTTGCATTTATTGTAAGCTTGTTTCGAAAGGAAACAAGGATGTCACCTCGTGAAATAATTGGTGCATTAGAAGACGGTGCTCGAACAGCATTGCCGGTCATTGCTGCTTGTGCAACTGCCGGTATTGTTGTAGGAATCGTTGTACTAACAGGATTAGGAGGGAAGCTAGCAGGTGGGATTGTCCAACTGGCAAATGGGCAATTTTTCCTCATTCTATTTTTTACAATGCTAGCTTGCCTTGTCTTAGGAATGGGTTTGCCAACAACAGCCAATTATGTAGTTACTGCATCAATGGCAGCACCGGCAATTTTGCAGGCATTTCCGGATATTCCAATTATCGCTATTCATATGTTTGTGTTTTATTTTGGAATAGTTGCAGACATTACCCCACCAGTTTGTTTAGCAGCTTATGCTGGAGCGGGGATTGCAGGAGCAAACCCGATGAAATCCGGTATAACTGCTTTTAAACTAGCAATTGCTGCATTCATTATTCCATATGCATTTGTAATTAATCCAGTATTACTGCTACAGAATGATGCGACATTTTTAAATGTCTTACCGCCTTTAATTACTGCATTTTTAGGAATGGCTGCTATTAGTGGGTCTATAATGGGATATTTTATAAAAAGGACAACTATTTATGATAGATTAATCTTGTTTATTGCAGGGATATTGCTCGTTTATCCTGAACTTTTCATTTCTTTGATAGGTTTAGTGTTAATGTTGTTAATAGCTGTGATTCAAAGGGCCCGGGATACAGATCGATCTTTTTCAGCTGGAGCTTAA
- a CDS encoding thioredoxin family protein, which produces MKNIKTIEKFHTIKETENAIFVFSADWCPDCRVIEPILPEIEKEFPMFQFYHVDRDQFIDLCGELDVFGIPSFIAFKEGTEAGRFVSKDRKTKEEVEQFIRELN; this is translated from the coding sequence AACATCAAGACAATTGAAAAGTTTCATACAATTAAAGAAACGGAAAATGCAATCTTTGTCTTTTCAGCTGATTGGTGTCCAGATTGCCGAGTAATTGAGCCGATCTTACCTGAGATAGAAAAGGAATTTCCGATGTTCCAATTTTATCATGTTGATCGAGATCAATTTATTGATTTATGTGGAGAACTGGATGTCTTCGGCATACCAAGTTTTATTGCATTTAAAGAGGGAACTGAAGCCGGCCGCTTTGTTAGTAAAGACCGAAAAACTAAAGAAGAAGTTGAGCAATTTATACGTGAATTGAATTAG